A genomic region of Capnocytophaga canimorsus contains the following coding sequences:
- a CDS encoding TIGR03915 family putative DNA repair protein produces the protein MIRLVYDGSFEGLLTAVFEVFEYHYADVEIVCSTHTLGALFSEEQEVVTHFEKAERVVKGIEKYADKSAVNQLLKVFLSEDPQRESLILYAVRYLVNTKENIFENYADTQMMRIARLVKSVQRESHRMKAFVRFQKLQDESFFAQIAPDFDVLPLIIKHFKDRYADQKWMIYDLKRGYGIYYDLEEVLPVVPDAATKQKLKNPEAFFHEEERPYETLWKNYFQSVNIKERYNPKLHRQYVPKRYWKYLVEK, from the coding sequence GTTTCGAGGGATTGCTTACGGCTGTTTTCGAAGTTTTTGAATACCACTATGCGGATGTTGAGATTGTATGTAGCACTCATACCCTTGGTGCACTTTTTTCGGAAGAACAAGAGGTGGTAACCCATTTCGAAAAAGCAGAACGCGTAGTGAAAGGCATTGAAAAGTATGCCGATAAATCCGCAGTAAACCAACTTCTGAAAGTATTTCTATCGGAAGACCCTCAGCGAGAGTCTTTGATTCTGTATGCCGTACGCTATTTGGTAAATACCAAGGAAAATATTTTCGAAAATTATGCCGATACTCAAATGATGCGCATTGCTCGTTTGGTAAAGTCGGTTCAAAGGGAATCTCACAGAATGAAAGCCTTCGTGCGTTTCCAAAAACTGCAAGATGAGAGTTTTTTCGCTCAAATAGCTCCCGATTTTGATGTTCTACCTTTAATCATCAAGCATTTTAAAGACCGATATGCCGACCAAAAGTGGATGATTTACGACCTCAAACGCGGTTATGGTATTTATTATGACTTAGAAGAAGTACTTCCCGTAGTTCCTGATGCTGCTACCAAGCAAAAACTTAAAAATCCTGAGGCTTTTTTCCACGAGGAGGAGCGCCCCTACGAAACGCTTTGGAAAAACTACTTTCAAAGTGTGAATATCAAGGAGCGATACAACCCAAAACTCCACCGACAATATGTTCCTAAACGCTATTGGAAGTATTTGGTGGAGAAATAG
- a CDS encoding DUF4856 domain-containing protein, which translates to MWKYTILIVSLLVLGCNKGEGETVESAYVEPLPLELKYSFSRNGSSSVDVLECELVKEPIDRIYNSYLKRAQISNQSNYDEVMGLFTNGMYHLKPKEEIATSPLHIAKKSVIEQDIITLIDVSSAIAGRGEANPSDHRNRPANYGRTGYIGQSIGDVNLSFADEKGLVVAEIFNNSLLGAIYLDKILNYHLDEQFFDNAELIAKHENVELLVGRNYTELEHHWDLAYGYFAFLRPLVQAEGIALLKDSERTLFNAFVQGRIELGRYRYEDMKKHLKIIRSELSRAIAIQIVDILVGENTLVNMDEGTGYAFPFISRAYGLIYTMQFARNAEGKPYFTYEEIQSYLQELKNDKGLWDKDKLLSDVNHKGSLKNIASEIGKPFGISINDIKR; encoded by the coding sequence ATGTGGAAATATACAATTTTAATAGTGTCCCTTTTGGTGTTGGGGTGTAACAAAGGCGAGGGAGAGACGGTAGAGTCGGCGTACGTAGAGCCTTTGCCTCTCGAACTCAAGTACAGCTTTTCCCGCAACGGAAGCAGTAGCGTTGACGTGTTGGAATGCGAACTGGTCAAAGAGCCTATCGACCGAATCTATAATTCTTATCTGAAAAGAGCTCAGATTTCAAATCAAAGCAATTATGATGAGGTAATGGGATTGTTTACCAACGGAATGTATCACCTAAAACCGAAAGAAGAAATAGCTACTTCGCCTTTGCATATTGCTAAAAAATCGGTTATTGAACAAGATATAATAACGCTCATTGATGTATCTAGTGCGATTGCAGGAAGAGGAGAAGCCAATCCTTCTGACCACAGAAATCGTCCTGCTAACTACGGACGCACGGGATATATCGGGCAGAGTATCGGTGATGTAAATCTTTCCTTTGCAGATGAAAAAGGCTTGGTGGTAGCTGAAATTTTCAATAATTCGTTGTTGGGAGCTATTTATTTGGATAAAATCCTAAATTATCACTTGGACGAACAATTTTTTGACAATGCCGAGCTTATCGCCAAACACGAAAATGTAGAATTACTGGTGGGAAGGAATTACACCGAGTTGGAACATCATTGGGATTTGGCGTACGGATACTTCGCTTTCTTGCGTCCGCTGGTACAAGCTGAGGGAATTGCTTTGCTCAAAGATAGCGAACGCACTCTCTTCAATGCTTTTGTTCAGGGGCGTATTGAGTTGGGAAGATATCGTTATGAGGATATGAAAAAACATCTGAAAATCATCAGAAGTGAGCTTTCCCGAGCCATCGCCATTCAGATTGTGGATATTTTGGTGGGTGAAAACACCTTAGTCAATATGGATGAAGGGACGGGCTATGCATTTCCTTTTATCTCTCGTGCGTACGGACTTATTTACACGATGCAATTTGCCAGAAACGCAGAGGGAAAACCTTATTTCACGTATGAGGAAATCCAAAGTTATCTGCAAGAACTTAAAAATGATAAAGGTTTGTGGGATAAAGACAAGCTCCTTTCCGATGTCAATCATAAAGGTTCTTTAAAGAATATTGCTTCTGAAATAGGAAAGCCTTTCGGAATTTCAATCAATGATATAAAAAGATAA
- a CDS encoding carbohydrate binding domain-containing protein has protein sequence MKYRIFIVFLIVGLVAQAQSNLVPNGGFEGGSSSRPDNWYFPNGFAYQRSSDAHSGSYAAKIYANSGTFYLHQEGETNAIDVEANAQYVLSYWYKGDVSDRNMELYVSWYDGDSRIKREALGKVSFTSQWQKREVTLTVPTGINKMGIAFYVSQSNGFISIDDISLVYQGNGGGGSVSVPTGVSTREYQREIEVRWDKEADRQLQWEVFVNDQSVGKTQTNRFLVTDLEPQKSYRIKVRALKGSEVSDFSKEINAITNDMRRSQNDMERVPHLRTLNIDGEVSQTIDLYYNDLANKNAKIQYFINSKQVFPTNNQLTFPKKGKQTLKIVIEEAPNMKWELDYYLDVK, from the coding sequence ATGAAATACAGAATATTCATAGTATTTTTAATCGTGGGACTTGTTGCTCAAGCACAAAGTAACTTAGTTCCTAATGGAGGATTTGAAGGAGGAAGTTCAAGCAGACCTGATAATTGGTATTTCCCTAATGGATTTGCTTATCAGCGGTCTTCTGATGCACATTCGGGAAGTTACGCAGCCAAAATTTATGCTAATTCAGGAACTTTTTATCTTCATCAAGAAGGAGAGACAAATGCAATTGATGTAGAGGCAAATGCCCAGTACGTTTTATCATATTGGTATAAAGGAGATGTATCTGACCGAAATATGGAGCTTTATGTATCTTGGTATGATGGTGATAGCAGAATCAAAAGGGAAGCTCTCGGAAAGGTTTCTTTTACAAGCCAATGGCAAAAGCGAGAAGTTACACTTACCGTTCCTACAGGGATTAACAAAATGGGAATAGCTTTTTATGTATCACAAAGTAATGGTTTCATCAGTATTGATGATATTTCGTTGGTTTATCAGGGCAATGGCGGAGGCGGTAGTGTTTCAGTCCCAACAGGGGTTTCCACAAGGGAATATCAGCGAGAAATTGAAGTAAGATGGGATAAAGAAGCCGACAGACAGCTGCAATGGGAAGTTTTCGTGAATGACCAGTCTGTAGGCAAGACGCAAACAAATCGATTTCTGGTTACGGACTTAGAACCTCAGAAGAGTTATAGAATAAAAGTTCGTGCTTTAAAAGGAAGTGAGGTGTCCGACTTTTCAAAAGAGATAAATGCCATTACCAACGATATGAGAAGAAGTCAGAATGATATGGAACGTGTTCCGCATCTGCGTACCCTTAACATTGATGGAGAAGTTTCTCAAACAATCGACCTATATTATAATGATTTAGCAAATAAAAATGCAAAAATCCAGTATTTTATAAACTCAAAACAGGTATTTCCGACTAATAATCAGCTTACTTTTCCTAAAAAAGGAAAGCAAACGCTAAAAATCGTCATTGAAGAGGCTCCAAATATGAAGTGGGAGTTGGATTATTACTTAGATGTGAAGTAA
- a CDS encoding putative zinc-binding metallopeptidase yields MRRIYIILTLVLLSCNKEKLSDQSVVEANIVQRNYTELDTWIRNEFTLPYGIEVNYRWDGNTAPKGSYTYPPEAKNIQKVLQTIKHLWLETYTLANVGGKDFLKGKNPIKIYMYGGQNVDENGVELLSNTATTSAEMHLYDVNNFDEKDYAKVFALMRSVHHQFAKRLMELLPYDRDKFLKISSGGYVSNTKELPEREPIVKYIRKASDCTRDRDVQANQSFAYVVKADQDFLTLRMGFFSVGKNVTTQGKLYKDNCEEVLNNGNSVSEVVSTEGIRANRRGFFTIHSMLSPEDDMAEVVSTYLTHSAKDVENAIALGGIPFNPSDPEDQQEAQEAVKKLRQKQEFVEDYFKKEIKINLKRMQTISIQRLKSYVNQ; encoded by the coding sequence ATGAGAAGAATATACATAATATTAACATTGGTTTTGCTCAGTTGTAACAAAGAAAAGCTATCCGACCAAAGCGTGGTGGAAGCCAACATTGTGCAACGTAATTATACCGAATTGGATACTTGGATACGCAATGAATTTACCTTACCTTACGGAATTGAGGTCAATTATCGTTGGGACGGAAACACGGCTCCGAAAGGAAGTTACACCTATCCGCCAGAGGCTAAAAATATTCAAAAGGTATTGCAAACCATAAAGCATTTGTGGCTCGAAACCTATACATTGGCAAATGTGGGCGGCAAGGATTTCTTAAAAGGAAAAAATCCGATTAAGATTTATATGTACGGAGGGCAAAATGTTGATGAAAATGGAGTGGAATTATTGTCGAACACCGCAACTACTTCGGCAGAAATGCACCTGTACGATGTCAATAATTTCGATGAGAAGGATTATGCCAAAGTCTTTGCCTTAATGCGAAGCGTACACCATCAATTTGCCAAACGATTGATGGAATTATTGCCTTACGACCGAGATAAATTTTTGAAAATCAGTTCAGGAGGATATGTGTCTAATACAAAAGAATTGCCTGAAAGAGAGCCTATTGTCAAATATATCCGTAAGGCTTCTGATTGCACAAGAGACCGAGATGTACAAGCCAACCAATCGTTTGCTTATGTGGTAAAAGCCGACCAAGATTTTCTGACACTTCGTATGGGATTTTTCAGTGTTGGAAAAAATGTGACCACGCAAGGGAAATTATATAAAGATAATTGCGAGGAAGTGTTGAATAACGGAAACTCGGTGTCGGAAGTGGTTAGTACCGAAGGAATTAGAGCCAATCGCAGAGGGTTTTTCACTATTCATTCGATGCTTTCTCCTGAAGATGATATGGCTGAGGTAGTTAGTACTTATCTGACGCACAGTGCCAAAGATGTTGAAAACGCTATCGCATTGGGTGGAATACCTTTTAATCCTTCTGACCCAGAAGACCAGCAAGAAGCCCAAGAAGCCGTAAAAAAACTTCGCCAAAAGCAAGAATTTGTAGAAGATTATTTCAAAAAGGAAATCAAAATTAATCTCAAACGAATGCAAACCATCAGCATTCAGCGACTTAAATCATACGTAAATCAATAA
- a CDS encoding RagB/SusD family nutrient uptake outer membrane protein, with product MKSIIKLTLVGLFLTSCQGFLDKDPDSSLNVAIDSEEKIAELLTGAYPQASYFAFLEARTDNVEERIGGVHTRLNEAMYFWEDYDQEDLDTPLNYWNACYAGIAQANKALELLASYPKTDRVKALYGEAFLLRAYLHFMLVNIWAEPYGTEKAKNSAGIPYLTKPEKHALVDYKRGTVAEVYEKIEADLKLGITLVDDNFYKKPKFHFNKKAAYAFASRFYLIKGKWDLVIEYADYVLGSNPKQTLRNWEHYARLHGNNRKSLFATYTATEEPANLLITTTESRWKRNLPVDKYGFTDQKISEIFASKGIDGCDSDAGRKLNYVTTYLFSDSERPVNNGTYIAKFDELSLLGSTGTKPKDLYVTNVLFTTDEVLLNRMEAYAMKREYEKSVEDLKEYIRGKYGNLAVPPCSNESYTSINSSFYEVYSPFYGLTLKQLALVKIISDFRQKEFLHEGLRWFDIRRFYIPIRRNSKSPIYQPLRKEDPRKLLQIPAEAINRGLAPNPR from the coding sequence ATGAAATCAATCATAAAACTAACATTAGTAGGCTTGTTTCTGACCTCGTGTCAAGGTTTTTTGGACAAAGACCCTGATTCGTCGCTCAATGTGGCAATTGATTCGGAAGAAAAAATAGCAGAACTACTCACAGGAGCTTATCCTCAGGCGAGTTATTTTGCTTTTCTGGAAGCCCGAACCGACAATGTCGAGGAGCGAATCGGAGGGGTACACACGCGTCTGAACGAAGCGATGTACTTCTGGGAGGATTACGACCAAGAAGATTTGGACACGCCCTTAAACTACTGGAATGCGTGTTATGCAGGTATCGCACAGGCAAACAAAGCGTTGGAATTGTTGGCTTCATATCCGAAAACGGACCGAGTAAAGGCTTTGTACGGAGAGGCTTTTTTGCTTCGAGCGTATTTACATTTTATGTTGGTCAACATCTGGGCAGAACCTTACGGAACGGAAAAAGCCAAGAATAGTGCTGGTATTCCGTATCTAACCAAACCTGAAAAACACGCTTTAGTCGATTACAAACGTGGAACAGTTGCTGAAGTTTACGAAAAAATTGAAGCCGATTTAAAGTTAGGAATTACGTTGGTTGATGATAATTTCTACAAAAAGCCTAAATTTCACTTCAACAAAAAAGCGGCTTATGCCTTTGCTTCGAGGTTTTACTTGATAAAAGGCAAATGGGATTTGGTTATTGAGTATGCTGACTACGTTTTGGGAAGCAACCCCAAACAAACCTTGCGAAATTGGGAACATTACGCCAGATTGCACGGCAATAATCGTAAATCTTTGTTCGCTACCTATACTGCAACGGAAGAACCTGCTAATCTGCTAATCACCACTACCGAATCGCGTTGGAAACGCAATTTGCCTGTTGATAAATACGGATTTACTGACCAGAAAATCAGTGAGATATTTGCGTCAAAAGGGATTGACGGTTGCGATAGTGATGCAGGAAGAAAGCTCAATTACGTAACAACTTATCTGTTTTCCGATTCGGAAAGACCTGTAAATAACGGAACGTATATTGCCAAGTTCGATGAATTGTCTCTTTTGGGAAGTACAGGAACGAAGCCCAAAGATTTGTATGTAACCAATGTGCTTTTCACCACTGATGAAGTCTTGCTTAACCGAATGGAAGCCTACGCAATGAAGCGTGAATACGAAAAATCGGTTGAAGATTTGAAAGAATACATACGAGGAAAATACGGAAATTTGGCAGTTCCGCCGTGTTCTAATGAGTCGTACACGTCAATCAATAGTAGTTTTTATGAAGTGTATAGTCCTTTTTATGGGCTGACTTTAAAGCAATTGGCTTTGGTTAAAATCATTTCGGATTTTCGTCAGAAGGAATTTCTGCACGAGGGATTGCGTTGGTTTGACATCCGCCGATTTTACATTCCTATTCGCCGAAATTCTAAAAGCCCAATTTACCAACCGCTTCGCAAGGAAGACCCACGAAAGTTATTGCAAATTCCTGCCGAAGCCATCAATCGAGGTTTAGCACCCAATCCGAGATAA
- a CDS encoding DUF4302 domain-containing protein has product MKKYLILLAIIGLFSCKKEDDGISPSQRNLQNINELRKELTEAPYGWKVMYFSKTDSLAFSNKDEVFKKEIFYYRDQYGYGGHYFLMKFTPEGKVTMLADFDANSSSKPQESQFEIKQNTFTELSFTTYNYIHQLVNEQLEGKSDFLYLRKDFDQNLLFKTTNSIEPAREYIVFEKLKSEEAWKHPSENNVQKAYENRTFFAKMKNPQIVIRKGSRVFFQSDVVIKTTTGTPEYNRFLKSMTANRYYVFLAGKKWNANPNITVPDESYALGSGYVGTEQGITFRTGIRYDKNYIFYDFERKGDTFVCELVKVYDPIYKRYMFVSKHLYPDGEPTHFVAEIVDK; this is encoded by the coding sequence ATGAAAAAATATCTTATTCTGTTGGCTATAATAGGACTTTTTTCTTGCAAAAAGGAAGATGATGGGATTTCTCCTTCGCAAAGAAATCTGCAAAATATCAATGAATTACGTAAGGAACTTACGGAGGCTCCTTATGGCTGGAAGGTGATGTATTTTTCAAAAACGGATTCATTGGCTTTTAGCAATAAAGATGAAGTTTTTAAGAAAGAAATTTTCTATTACAGAGACCAATACGGATACGGAGGGCATTATTTTCTAATGAAATTTACTCCCGAAGGAAAGGTAACAATGTTAGCTGATTTTGATGCTAATAGTAGTTCGAAACCACAAGAAAGTCAGTTCGAAATTAAGCAAAATACCTTTACCGAGCTTAGTTTTACGACCTATAATTACATTCATCAATTGGTAAACGAACAACTAGAAGGCAAGTCCGATTTTTTGTATTTGCGTAAGGATTTTGACCAAAATTTGTTGTTCAAAACCACTAATTCTATTGAACCCGCTCGCGAATACATCGTCTTTGAAAAGTTAAAATCAGAAGAGGCGTGGAAGCATCCGTCAGAAAATAATGTTCAGAAAGCATACGAAAACAGAACATTCTTTGCAAAAATGAAAAATCCGCAAATTGTTATCCGAAAAGGAAGTCGTGTTTTTTTCCAAAGTGACGTTGTTATCAAAACCACAACGGGAACTCCTGAATACAATCGTTTTTTGAAATCAATGACAGCCAATCGGTATTATGTTTTTCTGGCAGGTAAGAAATGGAATGCCAACCCGAATATTACAGTTCCTGATGAGAGTTATGCTTTGGGTTCAGGATATGTAGGAACAGAGCAAGGAATTACGTTTAGAACGGGAATTCGGTATGATAAGAACTATATTTTTTATGATTTTGAGCGAAAAGGAGATACATTTGTATGCGAATTGGTCAAAGTGTACGACCCTATTTATAAAAGATATATGTTTGTGAGCAAGCATCTTTATCCTGATGGCGAACCAACGCATTTTGTTGCTGAAATAGTTGACAAATAG
- a CDS encoding LLM class flavin-dependent oxidoreductase: protein MKSKKIELGITSFGETTPLEATGKAISHAERIQNMVEEMELADAVGLDIYAIGEHHRSDFAVSVPEMVLAAGAVNTKNIRLSSAVTVLSSSDPIRIYQNFATLDAISNGRAEIMVGKGSFIESFPLFGYSLDDYYGLFHEKLDMLLEISEKELLTWEGRLTHSVDARGVYPRAVQEKLPIWVATGGSPETAVRTAKMGLPIAFAIIGGEPRAFKQLIDAYRQIGKQWGHTAEQLQVASHSWGFIAEDNQQAVDMYFHPTKQVVDAISKDRPHWQPLTKEQYLNSVGEYGAMFVGDPKVVTEKIIKTIETLQLDRFMLHMPIGSLPHQAVLKAIELFGKEVAPKVRAYFEER, encoded by the coding sequence ATGAAGTCAAAAAAAATAGAATTAGGGATTACTTCTTTTGGAGAAACGACTCCGCTGGAAGCTACAGGTAAAGCCATTTCACACGCTGAGAGAATACAAAATATGGTTGAAGAAATGGAACTTGCCGATGCCGTAGGACTTGATATTTACGCCATTGGGGAGCATCATCGTTCGGATTTTGCCGTATCGGTGCCTGAAATGGTATTGGCAGCAGGAGCGGTGAATACGAAAAACATTCGTCTGTCGAGTGCTGTTACGGTGCTTTCCTCTTCCGACCCGATTCGTATTTATCAAAATTTTGCCACCCTCGATGCTATTTCCAACGGAAGAGCCGAAATAATGGTCGGGAAAGGGTCTTTTATTGAATCCTTTCCGCTATTTGGGTATAGCTTAGATGATTACTACGGATTATTTCACGAAAAATTGGATATGCTTTTGGAAATTTCCGAAAAAGAGCTTCTTACTTGGGAAGGACGACTAACGCATTCGGTGGACGCAAGAGGCGTTTATCCCAGAGCCGTGCAAGAAAAGTTACCCATTTGGGTAGCCACAGGCGGAAGTCCTGAAACTGCCGTTCGCACTGCTAAAATGGGATTACCTATCGCCTTTGCTATTATCGGGGGAGAGCCTCGTGCATTCAAACAACTGATTGACGCATATCGCCAAATAGGTAAGCAGTGGGGACATACGGCAGAGCAGTTGCAAGTAGCATCACACTCGTGGGGATTCATCGCTGAAGATAACCAACAAGCTGTGGATATGTACTTCCACCCAACCAAACAAGTAGTTGATGCCATCTCGAAAGACAGACCGCATTGGCAACCGCTTACCAAAGAGCAATATTTGAATTCGGTAGGGGAATACGGAGCAATGTTCGTAGGCGACCCAAAAGTAGTTACCGAAAAGATTATAAAAACTATTGAAACCCTGCAATTAGACCGATTTATGCTACATATGCCTATCGGTTCGTTGCCTCATCAGGCGGTATTGAAAGCCATTGAACTTTTCGGGAAGGAAGTCGCTCCGAAAGTGAGGGCTTATTTTGAAGAAAGATAG